The Candidatus Zixiibacteriota bacterium genome includes the window ACTGCCAGCATAAAAAGGAGCAGGTAAAAGAAGTTTACACCTTTTAGAGCACTCCACAGCGCATGATAGTTCACCCCTCGGAAAGCAAAATATAGAAATATTATACTGATGATCAGCCCTATCAGGAATCTTTTCTTCAACTTCTTCCTTTCTTCTCCCTTATTACGGCTTGGAATTGCTACGGTTCTCGACCACGTCCTGCAGCAGCGCTTCCACCTCTGAAGCTACTTTGTCCCAGCTAAAATTATTTGCCCAGAGAATACCCTCTCTGGAGAATCTCTCCCTCAGTTCGTTATCCGTGATAATTCTGATGATTTTATCAGCCAGGTCTTGTTCATCTCCATACCTGAACAGGAATCCGGTTTTTCCTGGAAGTACTGATTCTCTCAAACCGGGCACATCACTGGCTATGGCTGGCGTTCCGCAGGCGTTTGCCTCTATATTAGTCAGACCCCAACCCTCTTTTATAGAGGGGTAGACTGTGACCCAGGCACGGTGGAGCCACTCTACTTTGATCTGGCTATCGACAAATCCGGTGAAAACGATTCTGTCCTGCAATCCCAAATTCCGCGCCAGATTTTGAAGCTCAGGCTTGTAATCGCCCTCCCCGACAATCACCAGTCTTGCCTCTGGAACCTTATCTAATACCAATGGTAGAGCCTTGATCAGAAGGTCGACGCTCTTATACTTCTTCAGCCTGCCCAAGTAAAGAACAGTTGGAGAAGGATCTTTTGTTAGATACGGATTGATTTTAAACAGTTGATGGTCAATCCCGCAATAGATTACCTTAATCCTTTCTTCCGGAATACCTCTTTTCAAAAGCTCTTCTTTGGTGCTTTCAGATACGGCTAAGAATCTCTTGTTTCTATACAGCCATGGAACGCTTCTTTCTGAAAGGAAAACATAGGTTCCAAAAACCGGATTTACCTCTCTGAAGATGGCTTTATCGAAGAAATGATGAACGATGACTAAAAGCGGAAGGTTGTGCCAGAAGTGAGAATAAAAGGGGAGCTTATTTATGTCCTCTATTACCAAATCCCACTTTTCCCGCTTTAATATTTTTCTTACCTCCCAGAAAGCAGAGAAGTTGAAGACAAACCAGGAGCCCTTTCTTATGATTCTTATCCCGTCGATTTCCTCATATTCTTTTGCCCCGGCATAATGCGAGCAGAGTAAAGTTACGTTATGACCCTTTTGCACTATCCGCCTGAAGATCTCGTGAAAATGAATCTCCGCCCCACCTGCTCTGGGATTGGAAAGGTCCTGCCAGTTTATCGCGAGTATTTGCAAGTTCGTTCTATTTTTTGACGCTTATGAGAGGCACCCATTCTGGAGTGTAAAGCCGTCAAGGTCTTGTCTGCAGGATCCTGGCGAAGACTTGAGCTTTACCTAATTCTTGATAAACCTGAAGGTTTATACTCCAGAGTCTCTCCCGATGCTGCTTTTTTTAAATTGTATTATCCTCTAATCTTCACTTTATTATCTTGGGAATGTAAATCCCGGCTTGGTGATCTGGCCGAGTAAAGCGGCAGAGGAGTCATCTTCTGGATTTTTAACCAGCCAATCCCTTAACAGTTTTTCAAGCGTATTTCTGTCCTGCTTCAAATAATAGGTTGCCTCAAGAAACTTAAAAGCCGGCACATATTTAGGATTTAAGGAAAGAATCTTATACATAACTTCAATAGCCTGGTCTTCCTTTCCAGTATTTTTAAGGGTAAATCCTAAGTTGAAATAAAGTCTCTCTTTCTCTATCCCTTTAGAGTTCTGAATAAACTCGTAAGCCTTTTGTGTCTCACCTGA containing:
- a CDS encoding glycosyltransferase family 4 protein, producing MQILAINWQDLSNPRAGGAEIHFHEIFRRIVQKGHNVTLLCSHYAGAKEYEEIDGIRIIRKGSWFVFNFSAFWEVRKILKREKWDLVIEDINKLPFYSHFWHNLPLLVIVHHFFDKAIFREVNPVFGTYVFLSERSVPWLYRNKRFLAVSESTKEELLKRGIPEERIKVIYCGIDHQLFKINPYLTKDPSPTVLYLGRLKKYKSVDLLIKALPLVLDKVPEARLVIVGEGDYKPELQNLARNLGLQDRIVFTGFVDSQIKVEWLHRAWVTVYPSIKEGWGLTNIEANACGTPAIASDVPGLRESVLPGKTGFLFRYGDEQDLADKIIRIITDNELRERFSREGILWANNFSWDKVASEVEALLQDVVENRSNSKP